AAGAAGCTTTGGTATTTCCTCAAATGCAGAATTGATTTAGATTAAAAAGAAATTGGCGTGACCGAAAATTCTGTAATGGACTGAATTCGTAACCTCTGAAGTGACTTGTTATTGTTTTTATAAGCACCTCAAATTCAGTCAAAACCAAAGAATAGGTCTCCTGTTCtattttctctgtttcaaaTTTCTTACATTTAcgaattatttaattatttcttttctaaactgatttatttccttaagACGCTGGAAtgtgtaattaaaaatattattttacatatttagcTTTATGTATAGATATGCCAAAAACGATAACATTCCATATTTTCTTCATGTGCCTTCTGGTCCTTAAAGCTTTTACTATGACGCGGTTTCCACGGGTCTAAGCACTTCAGATGGGGTTTAATCATGATATTAGATCATTGAATGAGTgcttaaacccaaaaaaaagagCTGTTACATACTCGCATTAGTAGAAAAAcgaaaatctataaataaatcataaattggaaaccaattaattatataaataaatatgtaagcAATAACAACAATCAGAAAAGGATTTTTAGTGATAAACACTTAACTTTCCAAACTAAGTTTGAATCGGAAAGAAATCCCTAGTTATTTCAACCACTCTTCAATTCTAAACTCTTAATGTATGTCATTCTCCTTTTAcaattttgtgataaaaaaggGGATAATCCTTAACAATTTGTaacttatatttcttttttgtaacttaaaaagtaaataattaacTGGaggattttcttcttcttcaaacttAGTTGAaactattattaataaaaatgttattttgcaACACAAAAATCACTTTTATAAAGTCGGTTtaaaaaagagataaaaagtAAACTTCTCtctaaatatgattttttattaactaaGAATAATACTGGTTTAGACTAAATGAATCTCACTATAGGACAATGAATGGTATAAGTAGCCTCGCTAGAAAAAGATGGGTCGCAaaagcaatttaaaaaaattcggCTATCGAATGATATGAGTTTCAGGTAAAGAAAGCTCGGCTAGCAATTGTTACAGATTTCATTATGCAAAAAAGTTATAGAAAACAAGTCAAGTTAGGTCATTGATGGTGACCATTGACCAAACCAAAACATTGTTATTAGAAAAAACCAAAACATTGTTATTGGAGTAATTTTTTTCTAGCTGGCAACTCGGATGAAACGAATTTAACGAAATGCAGCTGCGGGTGTTTTTATACGCCCCCACAAATAATATATGTCGTTGATTCTAATTCATAACACCGCATCAGTATTATACATGTACGCAAAAAAAGGTCCATTACTCAATCCAAATTCTAATAATAATGTAACTATATATTACGACACAAGTCAGATAGACATGTTACCGTCAACATCTTGTTCCTTTGTAAACCGGAATCCGACACAGTCCggtctggttttttttttggtgtttcgTTATTACCTCTGTTTTTATAATATCATCCAAACCCCTCTCCCCCACCCCCAACAATCTCTGATATGTACACATTAACCAGAGAAACATCAGCTTCCGATGTTTTACAGGGAGAGAGTGCCCTCTCCGGCAATGCCTCTTACATGGCCTCATATAGAACCCGATGTTCTAGAAGATCAGACAGGACGTTTCTCATGTTGTCTAGCGACACGGGTTTGAGCAACACGCCGTCTAGACCAAAGCTCATGCACTTCTCCTTTGTGGATTTGTCGGTGTTACCAGTGAGCGCCACGAGCAGCGGCCGTTGGTGGCGTTTTGTGAATTTCTCGTGTATACGGAGAGCGATTTGGTAGTTTTCTACCCCGGGCGTGCACACGTCCATGAAGACCACTTTGTGCTCATGGGATACAACTCTGAGACACTCCTCGCTTGAACTCACCATGGTCACTTCGCATCCAAGGTGTATAAGAAGTCCCTTCGTCACCATTCTACTTACCCTGCGACCAAAAGCAAACATCAAATCTGATAACAAACAGCAGAAAGATAGAACTAATAAGGCTTAATACTAACCCATTCTCATCCATGACAAGAACCTTAAGTCCAGCGAAATTTGCATGCTGCGGATTGGCTGGAACTTTCGGAATGCCAGACTGTTTAGATTCGTTTGAAATCCCAAGTTTAACGTCAAATATAGCAGTGCATCCTTTTCCAACACCGTCGCTCTCAATCCAAATGTTACCCTCCATCAGATTCACAAACCTTCGTCAAATGTACAAACCTTTATCAATACCATAAGAGACAAAAACAAGAATGAAAAGAAAGGATTCTAAACAGGGATCAACCTCTTGGAGATGGCGAGACCAAGCCCACTACCTCCCGAGCTTCTGGTCGCTAAAGACTGTGTTTGAGCAAatttagtgaaaagcttgggAATGTCTTGCGGATTTATTCCTGCTCCCATGTCTTTTACCTATAGTTGAATAATCGTTAATAGTAAAGATCtttgaaaatatgttttaagGGCCCAAAGATACTAACCTTTACCCTCAAGTAGAAATGACTCCCAGTTGGCACCACAAAAAAGTCAGGAGGAGCTCGGTTGTCCGACTTTGTGACAAGAGCAGTTACAGAGATACTACCTTGTTTGGAGAACTTCACAGCATTACCAACTATGTTTAATATTATCTGCATTAGCCGTTTCTCATCCCCAACCACAAACTCCGGCAAATCTGGTGCGAGGTTTAGTGTGATGGGTAATTTCTTAACAACGGCGATAGGCTTTATCAGACTAAGAACCTGGCAACAAGATTCAGAAATTTCAACCAAATACTATAAGCTGTTATAAAGTATACAATGGTGTTACCTCTCTAAACAAAGTATGAAGATTGAATGTCCCGAGCTCAAGTTGAAGACTACCATCTTCAAGCCTAGAAAGATCCAACACATCGTTCATCAAAGTCGCCAAAAGGCTACTGCTTTTCAGCACCGTCTCCACCATCAACCTCTGCTCAGGAGTCAGCTCCGTCTCTTGAAGCAACGAAGAGAGCGCGATGATCGCATGCATCGGCGTCCGCATCTCATGGTTCATAACCGCCAAGAAATCATTCCTCGCCCTGATCGCCGTCTCCGCCTCCCGCCTCGCTATATCAAGCGCCACGTTCTGCTCCATCAGAAGGTCCCTCGCCCGCATCGACTCCTCGAGAATCGCGGCATGAGACAGCGCCACCGCCACCTGATCCGCAACGACTTCCACCAGCTCCATCTCGTGGACGTGCCACTGCCTCGCACTATCCGAAGGAAGCATGAGAACCATCAGAGCGTATCGTTTCGTCGAAAGCTCGGGCCAGTCGTTGATCTGGAAGTTCGAAAGGTGGAGAAGAGGGACCCTCACTGCAACAACCTCCCCGAGGAGATACTTCCCGGAGACAGGTCTCAGCCTCGCCACGGGGGAGTTGGGAGATATCTTAACAGCTCTGCTTGTGCCGAACACTTGGTTAATCACCGGCAACTGGATAGGAACCGTGTACTCAACCGGATGCTGCTGACGAAGCGTATACGAAAGCTGCAGCTCTAATCCAGTCCTAGTAGGCATCCACAAAGCACACTCCTCTAAAGCCAACGTCCTCCCAAGCTCAACGAGAGTAGTCTTTAGGATAGTGTGTCTATCCAACGTGCTTCTGATCTCATGAGTTAACATCCTAACGTGCCTCCCGGTCTCCTCCTGAGTCCGGATCAATCCCATCTCACGATCAAGCTCGGCGGCCTTGTTTTTCAAGAAAAGCTCGCGAGTCTTGACGCTGAGGAGGTCGGGGATGATGTGGACGAGCATCAGCGCGGTGGCGCAGGAGACGACGGCGGTTAAGACTTTCGCGGTGGTCATGACGAGGGCGACGGTTCGGGAGTGGGTGGTGAAGGTCCAGAGGTTGATGAGGTGGGTGGCGCCGCAGAGGACGATGAAGGCGCCGAACTGGACGAGGACCCAGCGGTAAGGGAAGACGGCGGATTTTTTGACGAAGTAGATGAGCTCGAGGGGGATGGAGAAGTAGGCGACGGCGATGAAGAAGTCGGAGATGTATTGGTACTTCATTAGGAGCTCGTCCGCTGGCCATTGAGGCTCGATGCAGTTGCACACTTCCATCATTTACGGCTCCTCCCTGTGTACTGAATCGAGGAATTAGGGTTTATATGTAACGGATCGAGCTCGATTACATTCTGTTTCGTAAACGTGAGTAAGAATTCGAATCGAAATCGATAAAGTTTGTTGTGTAACGAATAGTTTGTGATAACATTAGGTTAATCAATCAGTTTACTATGGGATTAGAGGAGAAGAGTAGAAGAAGCTTACTTGATCGGAAGAATGAATCGAATCGAATCGATT
The sequence above is drawn from the Raphanus sativus cultivar WK10039 chromosome 7, ASM80110v3, whole genome shotgun sequence genome and encodes:
- the LOC130494407 gene encoding ethylene receptor 1, which gives rise to MMEVCNCIEPQWPADELLMKYQYISDFFIAVAYFSIPLELIYFVKKSAVFPYRWVLVQFGAFIVLCGATHLINLWTFTTHSRTVALVMTTAKVLTAVVSCATALMLVHIIPDLLSVKTRELFLKNKAAELDREMGLIRTQEETGRHVRMLTHEIRSTLDRHTILKTTLVELGRTLALEECALWMPTRTGLELQLSYTLRQQHPVEYTVPIQLPVINQVFGTSRAVKISPNSPVARLRPVSGKYLLGEVVAVRVPLLHLSNFQINDWPELSTKRYALMVLMLPSDSARQWHVHEMELVEVVADQVAVALSHAAILEESMRARDLLMEQNVALDIARREAETAIRARNDFLAVMNHEMRTPMHAIIALSSLLQETELTPEQRLMVETVLKSSSLLATLMNDVLDLSRLEDGSLQLELGTFNLHTLFREVLSLIKPIAVVKKLPITLNLAPDLPEFVVGDEKRLMQIILNIVGNAVKFSKQGSISVTALVTKSDNRAPPDFFVVPTGSHFYLRVKVKDMGAGINPQDIPKLFTKFAQTQSLATRSSGGSGLGLAISKRFVNLMEGNIWIESDGVGKGCTAIFDVKLGISNESKQSGIPKVPANPQHANFAGLKVLVMDENGVSRMVTKGLLIHLGCEVTMVSSSEECLRVVSHEHKVVFMDVCTPGVENYQIALRIHEKFTKRHQRPLLVALTGNTDKSTKEKCMSFGLDGVLLKPVSLDNMRNVLSDLLEHRVLYEAM